GCAGCTGCGTGGGACGCAAGTTGAGATTGAGATGATGAACTCGACCATTGTCACCGGGGAAATAACATTCGTGGAAGCCAACATGAATACATACATGCGTCATGTGAAGATAACggcaaaggggaaaaatcCCGAAATGGCTGAGACGTATATGGTTTGTGGCAGTAAAATCCGTTACGTAATTCTTCCAGAGGCAATGAATACGGACGATGTGCTTGTGAAGGCTGCGGCCGCGAAGGCGAGACCGGGAAGCAAAAGGACGGAGCGATCAAATGAGTGAGTGTTCCTGCGGCCGAGGGACGGGACTCGTTTTTAAGGGAAAGAGCGTGAAAGTGAAGGCACACACGAAGGCGcaaagagaggaagggagCGAGGGAATTCCTCTTTCCAGAGATGCGCACTGCAAAGGAACCCCT
This sequence is a window from Trypanosoma brucei gambiense DAL972 chromosome 7, complete sequence. Protein-coding genes within it:
- a CDS encoding SmD-1 like small nuclear ribonucleoprotein,putative translates to MPAAESSTLIGFLQQLRGTQVEIEMMNSTIVTGEITFVEANMNTYMRHVKITAKGKNPEMAETYMVCGSKIRYVILPEAMNTDDVLVKAAAAKARPGSKRTERSNE